Proteins co-encoded in one Bremerella sp. TYQ1 genomic window:
- the epmA gene encoding EF-P lysine aminoacylase EpmA, which yields MSQDSWRPTASLDHLKRRHEITQAVRQFFLSLGFWEVETPLLSRDTVIDTHLDPVPVTLSWNPAEPQHGDAFYLQTSPEFAMKRLVADGAEAIFQIAKAFRLAEVGSQHNVEFTLVEWYRVGDDLKAGMQLLSDLAEAVLKRGPAQLVSYQELFQSHLGFDPLSVTAEALRDVASAQNVNVPKSFSNDDLDGLLELLMGELIQPKLGFDSPVILYHYPASQAALARLDEDNPRVACRFELFVDGMELANGYDELLDAEVLVQRNRINNEARQQLGKPRLPEASQLIEAMRSGLPACSGCALGLDRLVMVALGAKSIEEVIPFPTRKA from the coding sequence ATGTCACAAGATTCCTGGCGACCGACGGCGTCGCTTGATCACTTGAAGCGTCGTCACGAGATCACTCAAGCGGTGCGGCAGTTCTTTCTTTCGCTGGGCTTCTGGGAAGTCGAGACGCCGCTGCTCTCGCGCGATACGGTCATCGACACGCATCTCGATCCGGTGCCGGTCACGCTTTCCTGGAACCCGGCCGAGCCTCAGCATGGTGACGCCTTCTATCTGCAGACGTCGCCAGAGTTCGCCATGAAGCGGCTTGTGGCGGACGGCGCGGAAGCCATCTTTCAGATCGCTAAAGCATTTCGATTGGCCGAAGTTGGTTCGCAGCACAACGTCGAATTCACCCTGGTCGAATGGTACCGCGTCGGCGACGATTTGAAGGCCGGCATGCAGCTGCTTTCCGACCTCGCCGAAGCCGTTTTAAAGCGTGGTCCGGCCCAACTGGTCAGCTATCAAGAACTGTTTCAATCTCATCTTGGCTTCGATCCTTTGTCAGTCACTGCCGAGGCACTGCGCGACGTGGCGAGTGCGCAAAACGTCAATGTGCCAAAATCATTTTCGAACGACGATCTCGATGGCCTCTTAGAGCTGCTGATGGGGGAACTCATTCAGCCGAAGCTTGGTTTCGATTCGCCGGTGATCTTGTATCACTATCCCGCATCGCAAGCCGCATTGGCTCGGTTGGACGAAGACAATCCGCGCGTCGCGTGCCGCTTTGAGTTGTTTGTTGACGGTATGGAATTGGCCAACGGCTACGACGAACTTCTCGACGCCGAGGTGCTTGTCCAGCGTAATCGAATCAACAACGAGGCCCGACAGCAGCTCGGCAAGCCACGCCTGCCTGAGGCAAGTCAGTTGATCGAAGCGATGCGCAGCGGACTGCCGGCCTGCAGCGGCTGCGCATTAGGTTTGGATCGCCTGGTAATGGTTGCCCTTGGAGCGAAGTCGATCGA